From a single Brassica napus cultivar Da-Ae chromosome C9, Da-Ae, whole genome shotgun sequence genomic region:
- the LOC111215764 gene encoding probable serine/threonine-protein kinase At1g54610, translated as MGCVFGREVSSKAAAATSEIKLAQTSKAGEPVEASKANGAAAAAADVDVEKKKKHEEAPKEDRKSKGDRRRSKPNPRLSNPSKHWRGEQVAAGWPSWLSDACGEALNGWVPRKADTFEKIDKIGQGTYSNVYKAKDMLTGKIVALKKVRFDNLEPESVKFMAREILVLRRLDHPNVVKLEGLVTSRMSCSLYLVFQYMDHDLAGLASSPLVNFSESEVKCLMRQLLSGMEHCHSRGVLHRDIKGSNLLIDDGGVLKIADFGLATIFDPNHKRPMTSRVVTLWYRAPELLLGATDYGVGIDLWSAGCILAELLAGRPIMPGRTEVEQLHKIYKLCGSPSEDYWKKGKFTHGAIYKPREPYKRCIRETFKDFPASSLPLIDSLLSIEPENRRTATAALESEFFTSDPYACEPTDLPKYPPSKEMDAKRRDEETRRQRAASKAQGDGARKNRHRERSNRALPAPEANAELQSNVDRRRLITHANAKSKSEKFPPPHQDGGAMGVPLGASQHIDPTFVPPDMASSFTSTSFNFSKDEPPTQVQTWSGPLGHPITGISRRKKDSTKSSKGKRAVVA; from the exons ATGGGGTGCGTGTTTGGGCGTGAGGTTTCGTCAAAGGCGGCGGCGGCGACATCTGAAATTAAACTAGCACAGACCTCCAAAGCGGGAGAACCCGTGGAAGCGAGTAAGGCCAACggtgctgctgctgctgctgctgatgtggatgtagagaagaagaagaagcacgaGGAGGCTCCCAAGGAAGATAGGAAATCAAAAGGAGATCGGAGAAGGTCAAAGCCTAACCCGCGCCTGAGCAATCCTTCGAAGCATTGGCGAGGCGAACAGGTCGCTGCTGGTTGGCCTTCTTGGCTCTCTGACGCTTGTGGCGAAGCCCTTAACGGCTGGGTTCCACGAAAGGCCGACACTTTCGAGAAAATCGATAAG ATTGGGCAAGGAACGTACAGTAATGTATACAAAGCCAAGGATATGCTGACTGGTAAAATCGTGGCGCTTAAGAAGGTTCGGTTCGACAACTTGGAGCCTGAGAGCGTCAAGTTTATGGCTAGAGAGATTCTAGTTCTGCGGAGACTCGATCATCCGAATGTTGTCAAGTTGGAAGGTTTGGTTACCTCCAGGATGTCTTGTAGCTTGTACCTTGTGTTTCAGTACATGGATCATGACTTGGCTGGTCTCGCTTCAAGCCCTCTTGTTAACTTCTCTGAATCTGag GTGAAATGTTTAATGCGTCAGTTGTTATCTGGTATGGAGCATTGTCATAGTCGCGGTGTGCTTCATCGTGACATCAAAGGATCGAATCTTCTTATTGACGACGGTGGGGTCCTCAAGATTGCTGATTTTGGACTGGCGACTATTTTTGATCCTAATCACAAGCGGCCCATGACTAGCCGAGTGGTCACGCTGTGGTACCGAGCTCCGGAGCTTCTTCTTGGGGCCACTGATTATGGTGTTGGTATTGATCTTTGGAGCGCCGGCTGTATTTTAGCTGAGCTTTTGGCCGGAAGACCTATTATGCCTGGTCGAACAGAG GTGGAACAACTCCATAAGATTTACAAGCTATGTGGTTCACCGTCAGAGGATTACtggaaaaaaggaaaatttacaCACGGAGCGATATACAAACCACGTGAACCATACAAAAGATGCATTAGAGAGACGTTTAAAGATTTTCCAGCGTCATCTCTTCCTCTCATTGACTCCCTTCTTTCAATTGAACCAGAGAACCGCCGAACTGCAACTGCTGCTTTAGAAAGTGAA TTCTTTACAAGCGACCCGTATGCATGTGAACCTACTGATCTCCCAAAGTATCCACCGAGTAAAGAAATGGATGCAAAGCGACGAGATGAAGAAACTCGGAG ACAAAGAGCTGCTAGTAAAGCCCAAGGAGATGGTGCAAGGAAGAATAGGCACAGAGAGCGTTCAAATAGAGCACTTCCAGCTCCAGAAGCTAATGCAGAACTTCAGTCAAATGTCGAT AGGAGGAGATTAATCACACACGCAAACGCAAAAAGCAAGAGCGAGAAGTTTCCGCCACCACACCAGGACGGTGGAGCAATGGGGGTACCATTGGGAGCCTCGCAGCACATAGACCCGACGTTCGTCCCACCAGACATGGCGTCATCCTTCACTTCCACTTCTTTCAATTTTTCGAAAGATGAACCGCCAACACAAGTTCAGACCTGGTCAGGTCCTCTGGGTCATCCCATCACAGGCATTTCAAGAAGGAAGAAAGATAGTACCAAAAGCAGCAAAGGGAAGAGAGCAGTGGTGGCTTGA